The Thermosulfurimonas sp. F29 genome includes a window with the following:
- a CDS encoding TIGR03960 family B12-binding radical SAM protein, translated as MYPAELLPRVRKPARYLDGEVNAFRKPWEEAEVRFCLVYPDLYEIGMSHIGLLILYLILNSREGFLADRAYVPARDLERLLRERGLTLLSWEHSRPLRDFDVVGISYPYELCATNIVTVLELSGIPILAGERGEGDPLVLGGGSAMANPEPVADFYDAIVFGDGEEAIVEVAEVVREWKAARGTRRELLEALTRLPGLYVPAYFRPVYDEGRLAAVEPLKPGYERVRRRVVADLDAVVYPFRPPVPWFAAHDRLSVEISRGCTRGCRFCQASSIYRPVRERSPERVLALAEEGLSATGYEELSLLSLSAGDYTALESLVRALYRRFGEKRVSLSLPSLRVGSLTPGLLEVLSRGRRTGLTLAPEAGTERLRRVINKDISEEELLRGAELARELGWRDLKLYFMIGLPTETEEDLEAIPALARRVRKAGRGLEVTVSVSTFVPKPHTPFQWERQIDLEATRERLRFLKRRTRGRGLRLKWHLPEQSFLEGVLSRGDRRLSTLILEAHRLGARLDGWSEEFRLERWLAAARNLGLDLSAYLRERDPAEVLPWEHLESGLAREFLLAERERALRGEVSPDCRFEKCLRCGVCGKEIRNRLFSPVEDREPLPDLPASESLFWYRVIYAREGTASFLSQIEVQRVLERALRRAGVPLAFTRGFNPRPKLSFGRALPVGVASQREVFFVALSAEIPAEVFRNAFSRQLPEGFSVREVSRVPEPEREPGEALFEAVLPGGVSPEGVERRLRTPLTVKRSGGSRTLNLEEWIGEWRVEGDRLRFTLRLASGGPRPEEVAAHLLGESPEEILARGLKKLA; from the coding sequence ATGTATCCCGCGGAGCTTCTTCCCCGCGTCCGCAAGCCCGCTCGCTATCTGGACGGCGAGGTCAACGCCTTCCGCAAGCCCTGGGAGGAGGCGGAGGTCCGTTTCTGTCTGGTTTATCCGGATCTTTACGAAATCGGTATGTCCCACATAGGGCTCCTCATCCTTTACCTCATTCTGAACAGCCGGGAGGGCTTCCTGGCGGACCGGGCTTATGTTCCGGCCCGGGATCTGGAACGACTCCTGCGGGAAAGGGGGCTAACCCTTCTTTCCTGGGAGCACTCTCGTCCGCTTCGGGATTTCGATGTGGTGGGAATTTCCTATCCTTACGAGCTCTGCGCCACCAACATTGTGACCGTGCTCGAGCTTTCCGGCATTCCGATTCTGGCCGGGGAGCGTGGTGAGGGGGATCCCCTCGTTCTCGGCGGGGGCTCGGCCATGGCCAATCCGGAACCGGTGGCGGACTTTTACGACGCCATCGTGTTCGGGGACGGAGAGGAGGCCATCGTCGAGGTGGCCGAGGTGGTCAGGGAATGGAAGGCCGCCCGGGGCACGCGAAGGGAGCTTCTCGAGGCCCTTACGAGGCTTCCGGGGCTTTATGTGCCGGCCTACTTCCGTCCGGTTTACGATGAAGGACGGCTCGCGGCGGTAGAACCCTTAAAGCCCGGTTACGAAAGGGTACGCCGGCGCGTGGTGGCGGATCTCGACGCCGTGGTCTATCCCTTTCGCCCCCCGGTGCCCTGGTTTGCCGCCCACGATCGGCTCTCCGTAGAAATCTCCCGGGGCTGCACCAGGGGATGCCGCTTCTGTCAGGCGAGCTCCATTTACCGTCCGGTGAGGGAACGAAGCCCGGAGAGGGTGCTGGCCCTGGCCGAGGAGGGGCTTTCCGCCACCGGCTACGAGGAACTCTCCCTCCTTTCCCTTTCCGCCGGAGATTACACGGCGCTGGAGAGCCTGGTAAGGGCCCTCTATCGCCGTTTCGGAGAAAAACGGGTCTCCCTGTCCCTCCCCTCTTTGAGGGTGGGAAGCCTCACGCCGGGCCTTCTGGAGGTCCTCTCCCGGGGACGCCGCACTGGGCTGACCCTGGCCCCCGAGGCCGGGACCGAACGCCTCCGCCGGGTCATCAACAAGGACATTTCCGAAGAGGAGCTGCTGCGGGGGGCTGAACTCGCCCGGGAGCTGGGCTGGCGCGACCTCAAGCTTTACTTCATGATCGGGCTTCCCACCGAGACCGAGGAGGATCTCGAGGCCATACCGGCTCTCGCCCGCAGGGTTCGCAAGGCCGGCCGCGGCCTCGAGGTCACCGTCTCCGTGTCCACCTTCGTGCCCAAACCCCACACCCCCTTTCAGTGGGAGCGCCAGATAGACCTAGAGGCGACGCGGGAGAGACTGCGTTTCCTGAAACGGCGGACGCGCGGCCGCGGGCTGCGGCTCAAGTGGCACCTCCCGGAGCAGAGTTTCCTCGAGGGCGTGCTCTCCCGGGGAGACCGGCGGCTTTCCACCCTCATTCTGGAGGCCCATCGGCTCGGAGCCCGCCTTGACGGGTGGAGCGAGGAGTTCCGTCTGGAACGCTGGCTCGCCGCCGCCCGCAACTTAGGCCTGGATCTTTCCGCCTACCTTCGGGAACGCGACCCGGCGGAGGTCCTCCCCTGGGAGCACCTGGAAAGCGGTCTTGCCCGGGAGTTCCTCCTTGCCGAAAGGGAGAGGGCCCTGCGCGGAGAGGTCTCCCCCGATTGCCGTTTCGAAAAGTGTCTCCGATGCGGGGTCTGCGGAAAGGAGATCCGCAATCGCCTCTTCTCCCCGGTGGAAGACCGCGAGCCCCTTCCGGACCTTCCCGCAAGCGAATCCCTTTTCTGGTACCGGGTGATTTACGCCAGGGAGGGGACCGCCAGTTTTCTTTCTCAGATCGAGGTCCAGAGGGTCCTGGAGCGGGCTCTGCGAAGGGCCGGTGTGCCGCTGGCCTTCACCCGGGGGTTCAATCCCCGCCCGAAACTCTCCTTCGGCCGAGCCCTTCCGGTGGGAGTGGCCTCCCAACGGGAGGTCTTCTTCGTGGCCCTTTCCGCGGAGATCCCCGCGGAGGTCTTCCGGAACGCGTTTTCCCGGCAGTTGCCGGAGGGATTTTCGGTGCGCGAGGTAAGCAGGGTGCCCGAACCGGAAAGGGAACCGGGAGAGGCCCTCTTTGAGGCCGTTCTTCCGGGCGGGGTATCCCCGGAAGGCGTAGAAAGACGCCTCCGCACGCCGCTTACGGTGAAACGGTCCGGAGGATCCCGGACCCTGAATCTCGAAGAATGGATAGGAGAGTGGCGGGTGGAGGGAGACCGACTTCGATTCACCCTGAGGCTGGCCTCCGGAGGCCCACGTCCCGAGGAGGTGGCCGCTCACCTCCTGGGAGAATCCCCCGAGGAAATCCTGGCCCGGGGCCTGAAAAAGCTTGCCTAA
- a CDS encoding DUF429 domain-containing protein → MSFCFLGVDVGGEENTWAVAVEREGLRPLPVLSLSGARPVGLEEITEFVRKERVLAVALDAPLSFSLKDRRGFREADTALRESLAREGGQPGWVLSYHALQAAPVRGLLLAEALSPFVGTILETHPRAGLYFTFPGLREAVRLYKDPRSPAEERAKAVLSLWRALVPADPPVPPTDGLVDALSCALSAAAYHLCPQTLLFLPGAPTARGFGPFVVLRRKIPSRFFTGSR, encoded by the coding sequence ATGAGCTTTTGTTTCCTGGGGGTGGATGTGGGAGGGGAGGAGAACACCTGGGCGGTGGCGGTGGAGAGGGAGGGGCTCAGGCCGCTTCCGGTGCTTTCCCTCTCGGGGGCAAGGCCGGTGGGCCTTGAGGAGATCACGGAATTCGTCCGGAAGGAGAGGGTGCTTGCGGTGGCCCTGGACGCTCCCCTTTCCTTTTCCCTGAAGGATCGGCGCGGGTTTCGCGAAGCGGATACCGCCCTTCGCGAAAGTCTCGCGCGGGAGGGAGGGCAGCCCGGCTGGGTCCTTTCCTACCACGCTCTTCAGGCGGCCCCGGTAAGAGGGCTGCTCCTGGCCGAGGCCCTGAGTCCCTTCGTGGGAACGATTCTGGAGACCCATCCCCGGGCCGGGCTTTATTTCACCTTTCCCGGGCTCAGGGAGGCGGTTCGCCTTTACAAGGATCCCCGCAGCCCGGCGGAGGAAAGGGCAAAGGCGGTCCTTTCTCTGTGGAGGGCCCTGGTGCCGGCGGACCCTCCGGTGCCTCCCACCGATGGTCTGGTGGATGCCCTTTCCTGCGCCCTTTCTGCGGCCGCCTATCACCTCTGTCCGCAGACCCTCCTTTTCCTCCCCGGTGCCCCCACGGCGCGCGGTTTCGGTCCCTTCGTGGTCCTCAGAAGGAAGATCCCCTCCCGGTTTTTCACCGGCTCCAGGTAA
- the trmB gene encoding tRNA (guanosine(46)-N7)-methyltransferase TrmB — MQGYLNYKRLKKPLLLPNLTVEIGFGNGEFLTRMALEHPERHFLGIELSGISIEKLLREIRRRDLRNVYCVRLDAYWAFYLLFADESVETIYMNYPDPWFKKRHHKRRLTRPENLYLFARRLRTGGEIRLRTDDRPFLDYTLEAAREVEAFEVSVETLRPTSPLTKYEAKWLARGKTLWALVLKKIRPPREIPHPRIEEVQEVFPVRVPDITGLPMVLQKTFRLREGLILRTFRVWEHGEDRLLEVLLSEEGYVQKFFVFIRRRPDGYQLDVSGFSEVLKTRGIQEMLEFLAERVKG; from the coding sequence TTGCAGGGTTATCTCAACTACAAGCGCCTGAAAAAACCCCTTCTTTTACCGAACCTCACGGTGGAGATCGGGTTCGGAAACGGGGAGTTTCTGACGCGGATGGCCCTGGAGCATCCCGAACGCCACTTCTTGGGGATAGAACTGTCGGGGATCTCCATCGAAAAGCTCCTGCGGGAGATCCGTCGAAGGGACCTCCGGAATGTATATTGCGTTAGGCTCGACGCCTACTGGGCCTTTTACCTCCTTTTTGCGGACGAGAGCGTGGAAACTATCTACATGAACTATCCGGATCCCTGGTTTAAGAAGAGACATCACAAGCGGCGCCTTACCAGACCCGAAAACCTTTACCTCTTTGCCCGGAGGTTGCGGACCGGGGGTGAGATAAGGCTGCGCACCGACGACCGGCCTTTTCTGGACTACACTCTGGAGGCGGCCCGGGAGGTGGAGGCCTTCGAGGTGTCCGTCGAGACCCTGAGGCCCACCTCCCCCTTAACCAAATACGAGGCCAAGTGGCTCGCCCGGGGGAAGACCCTCTGGGCCCTGGTCCTGAAAAAGATCCGCCCCCCGCGGGAAATTCCCCATCCCCGGATAGAGGAGGTGCAGGAGGTGTTTCCGGTAAGGGTTCCCGATATCACCGGCCTTCCCATGGTGCTCCAGAAGACCTTTCGCCTGAGAGAAGGCCTGATCCTTCGGACCTTTCGGGTCTGGGAACACGGCGAGGATCGGCTTCTGGAGGTGCTTCTCTCAGAGGAGGGGTATGTGCAGAAGTTTTTCGTCTTCATCCGGAGGAGGCCCGACGGGTATCAGCTGGATGTTTCCGGTTTCAGTGAGGTGCTCAAGACGCGGGGGATTCAGGAAATGCTGGAATTCCTGGCCGAAAGGGTGAAGGGATGA